Genomic DNA from Alistipes indistinctus YIT 12060:
ATTTTAATGAAGCGGGAGATTTGGTCGTGAAAGCAGAGAAAAGACGGCTGGGTACCTATTCCGCGGCGATTGATTTTCAGAATGTCCAGAATTTGACGGTGCCTTCCCGTTACCGGGTGGCTATTCGTTCGAGTGGTCCGCTGATCGTGTTGAAAAGCAGGGGATACTCTCAAAGCACGCATTGCGGAAGGAAAAGCGTTTTCGTGTTGGGAGACCGAAGCGCCAAACCCGATACATCATTCATTTACCGGTTGCCGTTTAGCCCGGCGCGGGGAGCGACCGAAGTCCGGTTCGCACAAGAGGATAAATCTTTATTCTTCCATACCGCTCCCCCGAAAAATTGGGCTGCATTCTGTTTTTTCCTGAATCGGGGCGATACCGTTTATGCGATTCGCAAGGGGCTGGTGGTCGAAATTAAGGAGCAGGGCACCTCAGAAACAGGTAAGCCCGGAGTTGTCTATACTTCGGACCATAATTATGTGCAGGTGGAGCATGCGGACGGAACCATTGCCACGTATAACGTTCTCGAACCGGGATCTGTTTGCGTGAA
This window encodes:
- a CDS encoding M23 family metallopeptidase, with amino-acid sequence MRLLKCVLATGLCWGLSGASQVYAQRADDPIQLTADFNEAGDLVVKAEKRRLGTYSAAIDFQNVQNLTVPSRYRVAIRSSGPLIVLKSRGYSQSTHCGRKSVFVLGDRSAKPDTSFIYRLPFSPARGATEVRFAQEDKSLFFHTAPPKNWAAFCFFLNRGDTVYAIRKGLVVEIKEQGTSETGKPGVVYTSDHNYVQVEHADGTIATYNVLEPGSVCVKLGDTVYPDTPLALVGSFDGTQYRVALTLHYITDRIFAKGNAYSYEHAFESVFINPVFATADGNRMLVSQNRYTAVVAPELITKEMTKREMKARTEK